A genome region from Tenebrio molitor chromosome 4, icTenMoli1.1, whole genome shotgun sequence includes the following:
- the LOC138129540 gene encoding uncharacterized protein, which yields MPKQKISLREKILQWTSKKDLYEIKSTREMFCKACGKLFICEKKCHLQQHEQTAIHKENIMTPLRQTLLTQNLEESANSTFNMELCNVFLAANIPWHKLQNPAFQNFLTKYCGRKIPDESTLRKNYLPKCYKDTIDRIRNELDPFNIWVSVDETTDALGRYVANCLVGKLSEDEPGKSYLLASKQLERTNHETIARFVNQSLEILWSTRVVAEKFLLFVTDGAPYMIKSGRHLKVFYPKIVHVTCLAHALNLVAEKIRYQYEDVDNLISNVKKIFVKAPLRVEMYKEKLKEMPLPPQPILTRWGTWLQAAMFYSEHFDSIKEVVMSFDGSSAVAIQKAQSIMKKPGIKNQLIYVRSNFKIICESITQLEKNGLPLTDSIKIVENVFTSLKKSPGPVAAVALKKLEDVTEKNPGYKFLLELARIFRGEDVPEHDTKMEEIYYKFAPITSCEVERSFSKYKSILVDNRQCFKVENLEQYLVCNVNT from the exons atgccgaaacaaaaaattagtttacgcgaaaaaatattacagtggacaagcaagaaagatttatatgaaataaaatcaacccgagaaatgttttgtaaagcttgtggtaaactg tttatatgcgaaaaaaaatgtcacttgcaacagcatgagcaaacggccatccataaagagaacattatgacaccgcttcggcaaacgttgctgacacagaacttggaggaatcggcaaatagtacattcaatatggaactttgtaacgtctttttagctgccaatataccatggcacaaactacaaaatcctgcgtttcagaattttctgacaaaatattgtggtagaaaaattccggatgagtctactttacggaaaaattatttaccaaaatgctacaaagat actattgaccgcattcggaatgagctggatccttttaacatatgggtttcagttgacgaaacaacagatgcacttgggcgatatgtggcgaattgtctggttgggaaactttcagaagatgaacctggaaaatcttatcttttggcgtctaaacaattagaaagaacaaatcatgagacaatagctagattcgtaaatcaatctttag aaatcttgtggagtaccagagttgttgctgaaaagtttcttttgtttgtaacggatggagcaccatatatgataaaatctggtagacaccttaaggtgttttatccaaaaattgtgcatgtcacatgcttagcgcatgctttaaatctagtggctgaaaaaattcgctatcaatatgaagatgtggataatttaatttcgaacgtgaaaaaaattttcgttaaggcacctttgagagttgaaatgtacaaagaaaaactaaaagaaatgccactgcctccacagccaattttaacacgatggggaacatggcttcaggctgctatgttttacagcgaacactttgattccattaaagaa gttgtcatgtcctttgatggaagttctgctgttgctattcaaaaagcacagtctataatgaagaaacccggaataaaaaaccaattaatttatgttcgcagtaattttaaaataatctgcgaaagtattactcaattggaaaaaaatgggttacctttaaccgattcaatcaaaattgttgaaaacgtatttacctccctaaaaaaatctccaggccctgtagcagcagtagcattaaaaaaacttgaagatgttactgaaaaaaatcctggatacaaatttcttctagaattggcaagaatttttagaggtgaagatgtgccggaacatgacaccaaaatggaagaaatttattacaaatttgcgcccattacctcttgcgaggtagaaagaagtttttcaaaatataagtccattttggtggataaccgacaatgttttaaagtagaaaatttagagcaatatcttgtatgcaatgtaaatacgtaa
- the LOC138129721 gene encoding cytochrome P450 4C1-like, protein MSNENEVGDSSNNKNYLSNLIKATEEGGKWTDEEMMEEIQTMIMAGSDTTAITLSFATIMLAMHQDIQEKLYKEMCDIFGNTDRDPTLDDLTRMNYLERVIKETMRLFPIGPILFRQVQEDIKIRDIVIPEGSEILIPVHFIHRNPIHWPDPLKFDPNRFLPEEIEKRPRYSFMPFGIPPRNCIGMSFAMMSMKVSLSNVIRNFRIISTQYKSVESIKLLINIVIASKDGYGVTLKPRKK, encoded by the exons atgtctaatgAGAATGAAGTTGGCGAtagtagtaataataaaaattatttaagtaacTTAATAAAAGCTACTGAAGAAGGGGGTAAATGGACCGACGAGGAAATGATGGAAGAAATACAAACGATGATTATGGCAGGAAGCGACACAACGGCTATCACATTAAGTTTTGCCACTATAATGTTAGCCATGCACCAAGATATTCAAGAAAAACTTTACAAAGAGATGTGCGACATCTTTGGAAATACCGACAGAGATCCTACGTTGGATGATTTAACTCGAATGAACTATTTGGAACGTGTTATCAAAGAAACCATGAGATTATTTCCAATAGGACCTATTCTATTTAGACAGGTTCAGGAAGATATTAAAATAC GTGACATTGTCATCCCCGAAGGTAGCGAAATATTAATTCCTGTACATTTTATACATAGGAATCCCATACATTGGCCAGATCCACTAAAATTTGATCCTAACAGATTTCTGCCAgaggaaattgaaaaaagaccTCGTTATTCGTTCATGCCCTTTGGCATTCCTCCAAGAAATTGtattg GGATGTCATTTGCCATGATGTCAATGAAAGTTTCTTTATCAAATGTCATAAGAAATTTCCGAATTATTTCAACTCAATATAAATCTGTAGAAAGTATTAAACTTCTTATCAACATAGTAATTGCTAGTAAGGATGGCTACGGAGTAACTCTTAAacctagaaaaaaataa